In Ruania zhangjianzhongii, the following proteins share a genomic window:
- a CDS encoding DALR anticodon-binding domain-containing protein has translation MPSQLAELLSTHLSELGCRTPEPIRLRPVRRGQPGDLGTAVAYAAAGSGPAAERLAGELADRLRGAPGFAEVRTEAGYLTLTLTTDVLLDSVRRLLRPGAGATPTRALDGGWPAGLLPVALAHARCRNVARAARAHGVRPTLGAELTTTGSAVVDRDLTRALLVRLTADHPGGRGAAVALRDLATTYQDFYAGTRTAPRGAGPVTSKHRTHLALTEATAVALATGLASLGLHAPEHL, from the coding sequence GTGCCCAGCCAGCTGGCCGAACTGCTCAGCACCCACCTGAGCGAGCTCGGCTGCAGGACGCCGGAACCGATCCGGCTGCGCCCGGTCCGCCGGGGGCAGCCGGGTGATCTCGGCACCGCGGTCGCCTACGCCGCGGCCGGCTCCGGCCCGGCCGCGGAGCGCCTCGCCGGTGAGCTCGCCGACCGGCTGCGCGGTGCACCCGGCTTCGCCGAGGTGCGCACCGAGGCCGGCTACCTGACCCTGACGCTGACCACCGACGTCCTCCTGGACAGCGTGCGTCGGCTGCTCCGGCCCGGAGCTGGCGCCACACCCACCCGGGCCCTCGACGGCGGATGGCCGGCTGGTCTGCTCCCGGTCGCCCTCGCCCACGCCCGGTGCCGCAACGTTGCCCGCGCAGCCCGCGCGCACGGCGTACGCCCCACCCTGGGTGCGGAGCTGACCACCACCGGGAGCGCCGTCGTCGACCGGGACCTGACTCGAGCGCTGCTGGTCCGCCTGACCGCCGACCACCCGGGCGGGCGCGGTGCGGCCGTGGCGCTGCGTGACCTCGCTACCACCTACCAGGACTTCTACGCCGGCACCCGCACCGCACCGCGCGGGGCGGGACCGGTAACCTCGAAGCACCGCACCCATCTGGCCCTGACCGAGGCGACTGCTGTGGCGCTCGCCACTGGACTGGCCTCGCTCGGCCTGCACGCTCCGGAGCACCTGTGA
- a CDS encoding DUF998 domain-containing protein codes for MSDDASTFDRAAAVTRSLLGWGVVAGPFYLVVGLVLALTRSGFDLSRHALSLLMLGEHGWMQRTTIIVAGLMVLAAAYGVLRAIRDGRGLAIGILTGVYGLCLVLSGIVIPDPVAGFPPGAEGGVASAGGIGHLMAGALGFVALAVAAFTYSRWAAQRGASGQSRLGVVSAVVIVAGFVGGAALAQSPAGVALLWLAVLAGWAWLALASAHLYTVVPHPVIAERTRPDPV; via the coding sequence ATGAGCGATGACGCTTCGACTTTTGACCGCGCCGCGGCGGTGACCCGCAGTCTGCTCGGCTGGGGTGTCGTGGCCGGTCCCTTCTATCTGGTCGTCGGCCTGGTGCTGGCGCTGACCCGGTCCGGCTTCGACCTGAGCCGTCATGCGCTGAGCCTGCTGATGCTGGGCGAGCATGGCTGGATGCAGCGCACCACGATCATCGTCGCAGGGTTGATGGTGCTCGCCGCGGCCTATGGGGTGCTTCGAGCGATCCGGGACGGTCGGGGACTCGCGATCGGGATTCTCACCGGTGTGTACGGGCTCTGCCTGGTGCTCAGTGGCATCGTCATCCCCGATCCGGTCGCGGGATTCCCGCCGGGGGCTGAGGGCGGGGTCGCCTCGGCCGGCGGTATCGGGCATCTGATGGCCGGTGCGCTCGGTTTTGTGGCGCTGGCGGTCGCGGCGTTCACCTATTCGCGCTGGGCGGCGCAGCGGGGTGCGTCGGGCCAGTCCCGGCTCGGCGTGGTCAGCGCTGTGGTGATCGTCGCCGGCTTCGTCGGTGGAGCGGCGCTCGCCCAGTCTCCGGCGGGTGTGGCGCTGCTCTGGCTCGCGGTACTGGCCGGATGGGCGTGGCTCGCGCTCGCGTCGGCGCATCTGTACACCGTGGTGCCGCATCCGGTGATCGCCGAGCGGACGCGCCCGGACCCGGTCTAA
- a CDS encoding TetR/AcrR family transcriptional regulator → MTEGTAEPVIGRSARKRQAITAEATTLFLRQGFRGTSMDEVAAAAAVSKQTVYKQFSDKEGLFREIVAGITRNADAIIASITAAFGATPAGNREELETRLTGVARTYLDGVLQTRVFSLRRLIIAEAEQFPDLAADYYRQAPAAGIETVAAQLEPYRASGLIIADDVRVAAAHFAYLTLSPAQDRAMFIPSDLPSAADRQRFAATAASAFVAAYGASAR, encoded by the coding sequence ATGACTGAAGGCACAGCGGAACCGGTGATCGGACGCTCGGCGCGAAAGCGGCAGGCGATCACCGCCGAGGCCACCACCCTGTTCCTCCGCCAGGGGTTCCGCGGCACGAGCATGGACGAGGTCGCGGCAGCGGCAGCTGTCTCGAAGCAGACCGTGTACAAGCAGTTCTCCGACAAGGAGGGGCTGTTCCGGGAGATCGTGGCGGGCATCACCCGGAACGCGGACGCGATCATCGCCAGCATCACTGCGGCCTTCGGTGCCACCCCGGCCGGCAACCGGGAGGAGCTGGAGACACGGCTCACGGGAGTGGCTCGCACCTATCTGGACGGCGTGCTCCAGACCCGCGTGTTCTCGCTGCGGCGGCTGATCATCGCCGAGGCGGAACAGTTCCCCGACCTTGCTGCCGACTACTACCGCCAGGCACCGGCGGCCGGGATCGAGACCGTCGCCGCGCAGCTGGAGCCCTACCGCGCCTCAGGGCTGATCATCGCCGACGACGTCCGAGTCGCTGCTGCGCACTTCGCCTACCTGACCCTCTCCCCCGCCCAGGACCGGGCCATGTTCATCCCCTCGGACCTGCCCAGTGCAGCGGACCGGCAGCGTTTCGCCGCGACGGCTGCCAGCGCTTTCGTTGCCGCCTATGGCGCGAGCGCGCGCTGA
- a CDS encoding class I SAM-dependent methyltransferase, giving the protein MPSYPLMYRLGMTPWERYGQAASASIAAVLDRERAEADDPPGRALDLGCGRAQFTPELVRRGWSAVGVDIVPAAIEGARRKDPDGGRYEVADVTDLDPHLGQFDLFLDIGCFQGFEAPERAAVGRSVTERAAPRARVLMLAFGRTRLRSMIGGVSEEQVSEAFPGWRLTSSEPAETAGLGWPMNRTRPRWYRLQRS; this is encoded by the coding sequence ATGCCGAGCTATCCACTGATGTACCGCCTGGGGATGACCCCGTGGGAGCGGTACGGGCAGGCAGCGAGCGCAAGCATCGCCGCAGTGCTGGACCGGGAACGGGCGGAGGCGGACGACCCGCCCGGGCGGGCGCTCGATCTCGGCTGCGGCCGCGCGCAGTTCACCCCGGAGCTGGTGCGCCGCGGGTGGAGCGCGGTGGGCGTGGATATCGTTCCAGCAGCGATCGAGGGGGCACGGCGCAAGGACCCCGACGGCGGTCGGTACGAGGTAGCGGACGTCACCGATCTCGATCCGCACCTGGGCCAGTTCGACCTGTTCCTGGACATCGGGTGCTTCCAGGGGTTCGAGGCTCCCGAGCGCGCCGCGGTGGGCCGGAGTGTGACCGAGCGCGCGGCGCCGCGCGCTCGGGTGCTGATGCTCGCCTTCGGGCGCACCCGGCTGCGCTCGATGATCGGCGGCGTATCCGAGGAACAGGTGAGCGAAGCGTTCCCCGGCTGGCGGCTGACCAGCTCGGAGCCGGCGGAGACCGCCGGGCTCGGCTGGCCGATGAACCGGACTCGGCCGCGGTGGTACCGGCTGCAGCGGAGCTGA
- a CDS encoding ATP-dependent endonuclease — protein MREPADVRAAVRGWAAGGRALDRAEIGGLHRAVLVEGISDVAALETLAARTGPPLQGRGVALIPMGGATNVRRYAELLGPSGLGLSLTGLCDAGEERFFRSVLPAEDVLVCRADLEEELIRALGGSGTIEVIAAEGDLSAWRLFQRQPAQRERGLTAQLRRFMGTLSGRKERYAAAMCAAMAEDRVPTPLAAVLASTDE, from the coding sequence GTGCGAGAACCGGCAGACGTGCGCGCAGCGGTGCGTGGCTGGGCTGCGGGCGGGCGGGCGCTGGATCGGGCGGAGATCGGCGGCCTGCATCGAGCAGTCCTGGTGGAGGGCATCAGTGACGTCGCAGCGCTGGAGACGCTCGCCGCTCGGACCGGCCCGCCGCTTCAGGGCCGCGGTGTTGCCCTGATTCCGATGGGCGGGGCGACGAACGTGCGCCGCTACGCCGAGCTGCTCGGCCCGAGTGGGCTCGGCCTGTCACTGACCGGGCTGTGCGATGCCGGCGAGGAGCGGTTCTTCCGCTCGGTGCTACCGGCCGAGGACGTCCTGGTCTGCCGGGCCGACCTGGAGGAGGAGCTCATCCGCGCTCTCGGCGGCAGCGGCACGATCGAGGTGATCGCCGCGGAGGGCGACCTCAGTGCCTGGCGGCTCTTCCAGCGTCAGCCGGCCCAGCGCGAGCGAGGCCTGACGGCCCAGCTGCGGCGCTTCATGGGCACGCTCAGCGGGCGCAAGGAGCGCTATGCCGCCGCGATGTGCGCTGCGATGGCCGAGGACCGGGTACCCACCCCGCTGGCAGCGGTGCTCGCCAGCACTGACGAGTAG
- a CDS encoding threonine/serine ThrE exporter family protein — MTQDFSSDEAGAAEQAAVPEEAEALPANSADGAGQDTASHARPSPAGLFKSMRLRAGAIMRAVREPTQQIVVTDREEEISQRHARAVIDLCLRAGEAMLAAGASAADVVATTLRISECYGVTGTQVDITFTSITISVRRGLDEDPISVLRVIKNRTTDYSRLQGVYLLMAEITDADEPMDVTEALRRLREIVTQRHPYRRWVVTLGKAVLAGGVVVMYDASPVLILVAAAAAVAVDLITRLMERWGIAAFFTQIGAAAITTSIAAFMYWLQSLGIELPGANRPTVIVISGIIMLLSGIGLTSAARDAIDGYYVTASARAMEVVMLTLGLAVGISTTLGIALRLGVPMYVGTSLGPDGGLLAGTAGSALIGLGFALTSYIRLRVVPLLPLVAGIVFAVYYLLLPLTNQPGLVPGLAGVVAGVLGHLTYRWFKVPEAAMTMAGVIGLIPGLAVYRALYSLMGTEHAVSQALPALVLAFATGFGLAAGSTIGGYLARRLFGEDAASEKASRRTQEAD, encoded by the coding sequence GTGACCCAGGACTTCTCCTCCGACGAGGCGGGCGCCGCGGAGCAGGCAGCCGTGCCGGAGGAGGCCGAAGCCCTCCCCGCGAACAGCGCCGACGGCGCCGGGCAGGACACGGCCAGCCACGCGCGGCCGAGCCCGGCGGGCCTGTTCAAGTCGATGCGCCTGCGCGCCGGTGCGATCATGCGCGCTGTCCGCGAGCCTACCCAGCAGATCGTGGTCACCGACCGGGAGGAAGAGATCTCCCAGCGCCATGCGCGGGCAGTGATCGATCTGTGCCTGCGCGCCGGTGAGGCGATGCTCGCCGCCGGTGCCTCCGCTGCTGACGTCGTCGCCACCACGTTACGGATCAGCGAGTGCTACGGCGTTACCGGAACACAGGTGGACATCACGTTCACCTCGATCACGATCTCGGTCCGCCGCGGCCTCGATGAGGATCCGATCTCGGTGCTGCGGGTGATCAAGAACCGCACCACCGACTACTCCCGGCTGCAAGGTGTGTATCTGCTGATGGCAGAGATCACCGATGCGGACGAGCCGATGGACGTCACCGAAGCGCTGCGCCGGCTGCGGGAGATCGTCACCCAGCGTCACCCCTACCGCCGCTGGGTGGTCACCCTCGGGAAGGCGGTGCTGGCCGGTGGCGTCGTGGTGATGTATGACGCCAGCCCCGTTCTCATCCTGGTGGCCGCTGCCGCCGCAGTGGCGGTCGACCTGATCACCCGGCTGATGGAGCGGTGGGGCATTGCAGCGTTCTTCACCCAGATCGGCGCCGCCGCCATCACCACCTCGATCGCGGCGTTCATGTATTGGCTGCAGTCGCTGGGAATCGAGCTTCCCGGCGCGAACCGGCCCACAGTGATCGTGATCTCCGGCATCATCATGCTGCTCTCCGGGATCGGCCTCACCTCGGCCGCACGCGATGCCATCGACGGCTACTACGTGACCGCCTCGGCGCGTGCGATGGAGGTGGTGATGCTCACGCTCGGCCTCGCCGTGGGTATCTCCACCACGCTCGGGATCGCGCTCCGCCTCGGCGTCCCGATGTACGTGGGCACCTCTCTCGGGCCCGACGGCGGTCTGCTCGCCGGCACTGCCGGGTCCGCCCTGATCGGTCTCGGCTTCGCGCTCACCTCCTATATCCGCCTCCGCGTGGTCCCGTTGCTGCCGCTGGTGGCCGGGATCGTCTTCGCGGTCTACTACCTGCTGCTGCCGTTGACCAATCAGCCAGGCTTGGTACCCGGCCTCGCGGGAGTGGTGGCCGGCGTGCTCGGACACCTCACCTACCGCTGGTTCAAAGTGCCGGAGGCCGCGATGACGATGGCCGGTGTGATCGGACTGATCCCCGGACTGGCGGTCTACCGAGCGCTGTACTCCCTGATGGGCACCGAACACGCGGTGAGCCAGGCACTGCCGGCGCTCGTGCTGGCGTTCGCGACCGGTTTCGGTCTGGCTGCCGGGTCCACGATCGGCGGCTACCTCGCCCGGCGCCTGTTCGGCGAGGACGCGGCCTCGGAGAAGGCCTCCCGGCGCACCCAGGAGGCAGACTAG
- a CDS encoding aldose 1-epimerase family protein yields MNALTGQQFEIRHGGAYAVITEVGAHLRLFQTDGRDVVVPFGADELPPACNGAVLAPWPNRLRDGQYSFDGADYQVPLTEPARQTALHGLVSWLRWEVRSHTASAVELAVDLPPTPGYPFPLTVATRYELSQAGLEVTTTGTNTGESNAPYGVGFHPWLSPGPGTLDDAVLEVDVAQWVPTDDRLLPTGVAEVPAEFDFRSPRPLRGVDLDDAFLSPRFNADGRAWLRLRGSDGRTVQVWMDSSLTCWQLCTGDHVRAAAARRTGLAAEPMTCVADAFRTGENLIRLAPGDRHTVHWGLQLV; encoded by the coding sequence GTGAATGCACTCACCGGTCAGCAGTTCGAGATCCGCCACGGCGGCGCCTACGCCGTGATCACCGAGGTGGGCGCGCACCTGCGCCTGTTCCAGACCGACGGACGAGACGTCGTCGTGCCGTTCGGTGCTGACGAGCTACCCCCGGCATGCAACGGCGCTGTGCTGGCACCGTGGCCGAACCGGCTCCGGGACGGGCAGTACAGCTTCGACGGCGCGGACTACCAGGTACCGCTGACCGAACCCGCACGGCAGACCGCGCTGCACGGGCTGGTCAGCTGGCTCCGCTGGGAGGTGCGCTCGCACACCGCCTCCGCCGTCGAGCTGGCCGTGGACCTGCCCCCCACTCCCGGCTATCCCTTCCCGCTGACCGTGGCCACCCGCTACGAGCTGAGCCAAGCCGGGCTGGAGGTGACCACCACCGGCACGAACACCGGGGAGAGCAACGCTCCCTACGGCGTCGGCTTCCACCCGTGGCTCTCCCCGGGCCCGGGCACACTCGACGACGCGGTCCTGGAGGTGGACGTGGCGCAGTGGGTACCGACGGATGACCGGTTGCTGCCGACCGGGGTGGCCGAGGTTCCGGCCGAGTTCGATTTCCGGTCCCCGCGGCCGCTGCGCGGGGTCGACCTCGACGACGCCTTCCTGTCCCCCCGGTTCAACGCCGACGGCCGGGCGTGGCTACGCCTGCGCGGTAGCGACGGGCGCACTGTGCAGGTCTGGATGGACTCTTCGCTGACCTGCTGGCAGCTGTGCACCGGTGACCACGTGCGCGCGGCTGCGGCGCGCCGCACCGGGTTGGCGGCGGAGCCGATGACCTGCGTGGCGGACGCCTTCCGGACCGGGGAGAACCTGATCCGGCTCGCTCCCGGGGACCGGCACACCGTGCACTGGGGACTGCAACTGGTCTGA
- a CDS encoding peptidoglycan DD-metalloendopeptidase family protein translates to MSSQRDWTADAYPTRRQLREAARAAQPTDPAPAAASSTSAATPAAVAEPAPTSAPATLTRRQLRERARAEQAGQAAAQGSVSGEPTASSAPAPADDDVLVASADEPFASDERPSAVAANVAADERPVTPPARTSWAEIVPGSRASKAAQKSPARRWLPRLAVLGALAALTTVVPLTGAALPTTSSDPSTGTPLAEASALDVFSSGGTQISTDASAALAADPLASVRSMVATSRSDERSSTCAAGAMEANGVLASEVEVVITPEVMMPLSEGSYHYTSRYGVRAHPIFGSYGEHTGLDMAAAAGTPIHAVADGTVVHAGNGMDGRSSMLVIIEHEVDGQPIWTWYVHMYPNGVYVSEGQQVSAGEVIGAVGSYGNSTGPHLHFEVHLDEAQTTIDPESWLASTAAPLNSETLQCAEG, encoded by the coding sequence GTGAGCTCGCAGCGTGATTGGACCGCTGACGCCTACCCGACCCGTCGACAGCTCCGCGAAGCGGCCCGTGCTGCCCAGCCCACCGATCCAGCTCCTGCAGCTGCGTCGAGCACCAGTGCAGCCACACCGGCCGCCGTCGCGGAGCCGGCCCCGACATCGGCGCCCGCAACGCTGACCCGGCGCCAGCTGCGTGAACGAGCGCGCGCCGAGCAGGCGGGACAGGCCGCAGCGCAAGGATCGGTATCGGGCGAGCCGACGGCATCGAGCGCCCCGGCGCCGGCCGACGACGACGTGCTCGTAGCCAGCGCGGACGAGCCGTTCGCCAGCGACGAGCGGCCGTCTGCGGTCGCCGCGAACGTCGCCGCCGACGAGCGACCGGTCACCCCGCCAGCGCGAACCTCGTGGGCCGAGATCGTGCCCGGGTCCCGCGCGAGCAAGGCTGCGCAGAAGTCACCGGCGCGCCGGTGGCTGCCTCGACTGGCTGTGCTCGGTGCGCTCGCGGCGCTGACCACCGTGGTGCCGCTGACCGGCGCCGCGCTACCGACCACCTCGTCCGATCCGAGCACCGGAACCCCACTCGCCGAGGCCAGCGCCCTGGACGTGTTCTCCAGCGGCGGCACCCAGATCTCCACCGACGCCTCGGCCGCCCTGGCGGCTGATCCGCTGGCCTCGGTGCGCTCGATGGTGGCCACCAGCCGTAGTGATGAGCGCAGCAGCACCTGCGCGGCCGGTGCGATGGAGGCCAACGGCGTACTCGCCAGCGAGGTGGAGGTCGTCATCACGCCCGAGGTGATGATGCCGCTCTCCGAGGGCAGCTACCACTACACCTCCCGGTACGGTGTGCGCGCCCACCCCATCTTCGGCAGCTACGGCGAGCACACCGGACTGGACATGGCGGCTGCCGCCGGGACACCGATCCACGCGGTCGCCGACGGAACGGTGGTGCACGCCGGCAACGGTATGGACGGCCGCAGCAGCATGCTGGTGATCATCGAGCACGAGGTGGACGGCCAGCCGATCTGGACCTGGTACGTGCACATGTACCCGAACGGCGTCTACGTCTCCGAGGGACAGCAGGTCAGCGCCGGCGAGGTGATCGGCGCCGTCGGTTCCTACGGCAACTCCACCGGTCCGCACCTGCACTTCGAGGTGCACCTGGACGAAGCCCAGACCACGATAGACCCGGAGAGCTGGCTGGCCAGCACCGCAGCACCGCTGAACAGCGAGACGCTGCAGTGCGCCGAGGGCTGA
- a CDS encoding hemolysin family protein: MSSPTALLVTVVLLLGNAFFVGAEFAIMSVRRSQVEPLADAGSRSARTVLWALEHVSLMLACAQLGVTVCSVGLGAVAEPAIAHLLEGPLTAVGLPAGASHAVALVIALAIVVYLHVVIGEMVPKNLAVAAPGRAALWFGPPLVWISRVLSPLIRFLNWLANGVLRLVGIEPKDEVTSTFTAEEVAAIVERSRAEGLLQDELGLLTGAIEFSEADAGSVMVSGTGLTTLPIGCTPAEVERAVARTGFSRFPIVEDVTIVGYLHVKDVLYAETPVQRTAPVPPWRVRPLAVAHTDDEIETVLGAMQRTGAHVAGVKGPAGESVGVVFLEDILEELVGEVRDSMQRTR; the protein is encoded by the coding sequence GTGAGCTCACCGACGGCGCTGCTGGTCACCGTGGTGTTGCTGCTCGGCAACGCGTTCTTCGTCGGTGCCGAGTTCGCGATCATGTCTGTGCGGCGTTCTCAGGTGGAGCCGCTGGCCGACGCCGGGTCCCGCTCGGCACGGACGGTGCTCTGGGCGCTGGAGCACGTCTCGCTGATGCTGGCCTGCGCCCAGCTCGGCGTGACGGTCTGCTCCGTGGGTCTGGGCGCGGTAGCCGAGCCGGCGATCGCCCACCTGCTCGAGGGACCACTGACCGCGGTGGGCCTTCCCGCCGGGGCGAGTCACGCCGTCGCCCTGGTGATCGCCCTGGCGATCGTGGTGTACCTGCACGTGGTGATCGGAGAGATGGTTCCGAAGAACCTGGCCGTGGCGGCACCTGGCCGGGCTGCGTTGTGGTTCGGCCCGCCGCTGGTGTGGATCTCCCGTGTGCTCTCCCCGCTGATCCGGTTCCTGAACTGGCTTGCCAACGGGGTGCTGCGGCTGGTCGGCATCGAGCCGAAGGACGAGGTCACCTCCACCTTCACCGCGGAGGAGGTGGCAGCGATCGTCGAGCGCTCCCGCGCCGAGGGGCTGCTCCAGGACGAGCTGGGCCTGCTCACCGGGGCGATCGAGTTCTCCGAGGCCGACGCCGGATCGGTGATGGTCTCCGGAACCGGACTGACCACGCTGCCGATCGGGTGCACTCCTGCAGAGGTCGAGCGTGCGGTGGCACGGACCGGCTTCTCCCGGTTCCCGATCGTGGAGGACGTCACGATCGTGGGCTACCTGCACGTGAAGGACGTGCTCTACGCCGAGACACCGGTGCAACGGACGGCTCCGGTGCCCCCGTGGCGGGTGCGGCCCCTGGCGGTGGCGCACACCGACGACGAGATCGAGACCGTGCTGGGGGCGATGCAGCGCACCGGTGCCCATGTGGCCGGGGTGAAGGGCCCGGCCGGAGAGTCGGTCGGTGTCGTCTTCCTCGAGGACATCCTCGAAGAGCTGGTCGGGGAGGTGCGGGACTCGATGCAGCGAACGCGCTGA
- a CDS encoding hemolysin family protein, with the protein MITDWLLVALGVVLTAGTALFVAAEFSMVALDPAAVDKRARGTDRTARLVQRALRQLATELSGAQVGITLTTVLLGYTMQAALANLLTEALAVTALAEVGAAAIAVVLSLLIVNTFSMLFGELVPKNWAIADPMRVARLVVRPQHGFTTALRPVITVLNGSANKILRLAGVEPREELGGGRSATELAALVRHSAKAGTLERSTALLLTRSIGFGELTAQDVMTDRMRMQTLRRDATAEELVALARSTGHSRFPVIETSPDDVVGIVQLRRAIGVPHDRRGEVPVAALMDEAPQVPETARLAPLLVSLRNGLQMAVVVDEFGGTSGVVTLEDVIEELVGEVADEHDRRRRDVRAGPEESWLVPGTVRPDELALRTGLRVPDEAPYETLGGLVMTVLGRMPQVGDEVEVPGVWLRVETMDVRRVETLRVRAVAAAEPEGDE; encoded by the coding sequence ATGATCACCGACTGGCTCCTGGTCGCACTCGGCGTGGTACTCACTGCCGGCACCGCTCTGTTCGTGGCGGCCGAGTTCTCCATGGTGGCGCTCGACCCTGCGGCCGTGGACAAGCGGGCCCGCGGCACCGACCGCACCGCCCGGCTGGTGCAGCGGGCGCTCCGCCAGCTGGCCACCGAGCTCTCCGGTGCACAGGTGGGGATCACGCTGACCACGGTGCTGCTCGGCTACACGATGCAGGCGGCACTGGCGAACCTGCTCACCGAGGCACTGGCCGTGACCGCGCTGGCCGAGGTCGGGGCAGCGGCGATCGCGGTAGTCCTGAGCCTGCTGATCGTGAACACCTTCTCGATGCTCTTCGGTGAGCTGGTCCCGAAGAACTGGGCGATCGCGGACCCGATGCGGGTGGCCCGCCTGGTGGTGCGCCCGCAGCACGGTTTCACCACGGCGCTGCGCCCGGTGATCACCGTGCTGAATGGGTCGGCGAACAAGATCCTGCGCCTGGCCGGTGTCGAGCCACGGGAGGAGCTCGGCGGCGGCCGGTCCGCTACCGAGCTCGCCGCCCTGGTGCGGCACTCGGCCAAGGCCGGCACGTTGGAGCGGTCCACGGCGCTGCTGCTGACGCGGTCGATCGGTTTCGGAGAGCTGACCGCCCAAGATGTGATGACCGACCGGATGCGGATGCAGACGCTGCGCCGGGACGCCACCGCCGAGGAGCTGGTGGCGTTGGCACGCAGCACCGGGCACTCCCGGTTCCCGGTGATCGAGACCTCACCGGACGACGTGGTCGGGATCGTGCAGCTGCGCCGGGCGATCGGGGTGCCGCACGACCGGCGTGGCGAGGTACCGGTCGCGGCGCTGATGGACGAGGCCCCGCAGGTACCGGAGACGGCACGACTGGCACCGTTGCTGGTGAGCCTGCGCAACGGGCTACAGATGGCGGTGGTGGTGGACGAGTTCGGTGGTACCTCCGGAGTGGTCACCCTGGAGGACGTGATCGAGGAGCTGGTCGGCGAGGTGGCCGATGAGCACGATCGCCGCCGCCGGGACGTGCGGGCCGGGCCGGAGGAGTCCTGGCTGGTACCCGGGACGGTCCGCCCGGACGAGCTGGCGCTGCGCACCGGTCTGCGGGTGCCCGATGAAGCGCCGTACGAGACGCTCGGCGGGTTGGTGATGACCGTGCTCGGCCGGATGCCCCAGGTGGGCGACGAGGTCGAGGTACCCGGGGTGTGGCTACGGGTGGAGACGATGGACGTGCGCCGGGTGGAGACGTTGCGGGTGCGGGCCGTGGCTGCAGCCGAGCCGGAGGGGGACGAGTGA
- a CDS encoding response regulator transcription factor yields MSPSHTVVLVVEDEPEIATQIARRLEAEGWQAHTVGEGTTAVSSAATLAPDLIVLDVMLPGIDGLEVCRRIQADATSAGRQVPPIMMLTARDDETDMLVGLGVGADDYMTKPFSMRELLARLKVLLRRVERSQAPPPATGEAAMQLGDLTIDKAARRVTRSGSEAHLTPTEFDLLVCLAASPRTVLSRERLLAEVWDWADASGTRTVDSHIKALRRKLGSDLIRTVHGVGYALEPTE; encoded by the coding sequence ATGAGCCCCTCGCATACAGTCGTCCTGGTGGTCGAGGACGAACCGGAGATCGCCACCCAGATCGCTCGCCGTCTGGAGGCGGAAGGCTGGCAGGCGCACACGGTCGGTGAAGGCACCACCGCGGTGAGTTCCGCCGCCACGCTGGCGCCGGACCTGATCGTGCTGGATGTGATGTTGCCCGGTATCGACGGTCTCGAGGTGTGCCGGCGGATCCAGGCGGACGCCACCAGCGCCGGACGGCAGGTGCCGCCGATCATGATGCTCACCGCCCGCGATGACGAGACGGACATGCTGGTCGGCCTCGGCGTCGGCGCCGACGACTACATGACCAAACCGTTCTCGATGCGAGAGCTGCTCGCCCGCCTGAAGGTGCTGCTGCGCCGCGTGGAGCGCTCCCAGGCGCCGCCACCGGCCACCGGCGAGGCGGCGATGCAGCTCGGTGACCTGACCATCGACAAAGCCGCCCGCCGGGTCACCCGCTCGGGCAGCGAAGCGCATCTGACCCCCACGGAGTTCGACCTGCTGGTCTGCCTGGCGGCAAGCCCCCGCACCGTGCTCTCCCGCGAGCGCCTGCTCGCGGAGGTGTGGGACTGGGCTGACGCCTCCGGCACCCGCACCGTGGACTCGCATATCAAGGCACTGCGGCGCAAGCTCGGCTCGGACCTGATCCGCACCGTGCACGGGGTCGGCTACGCCCTGGAGCCGACCGAGTAG